The following coding sequences are from one Tolumonas lignilytica window:
- a CDS encoding LysR family transcriptional regulator, with the protein MFRPKSTLEQWRIFQAVVEHGGYAQAAEKLNKSQSSLNHAIAKLQQTLGVALLEVRGRKAYLTDAGDMFLRRAKSLNQQMQELELLAHNIHQGWEAEIRFAIELAHPRRPLNRALQNYYPVSRGTHLQLFDSVLWGTTEIILEQKADIVISGQVPKGFLGEPLAEVTLWPVCHPQHPLALEQGILSPDELSQQLQIVIRDTAKNPKELTGWLKAEQRWTVTNFHEAIEILLTGMGFAWLPQHLVEGFIQRQQLHRISLREGNERKFFTQLIVPAPERLGPSANCLLECLRLSHPLTASYWLNNKKTTTVELSPPTTMS; encoded by the coding sequence ATGTTTCGTCCAAAAAGCACTCTGGAACAATGGCGTATTTTTCAGGCTGTCGTAGAACATGGTGGTTACGCGCAAGCAGCTGAAAAACTTAACAAGAGTCAATCGTCTCTCAATCACGCTATTGCCAAACTGCAGCAAACTTTGGGCGTTGCATTGCTTGAGGTCCGCGGACGCAAAGCTTATCTCACCGATGCGGGCGACATGTTTTTGCGCCGGGCAAAATCACTTAACCAGCAGATGCAAGAGCTGGAACTGCTGGCTCATAACATTCATCAAGGATGGGAAGCCGAAATTCGTTTTGCCATTGAATTAGCTCATCCTCGACGTCCTTTAAACCGTGCGTTACAAAACTACTACCCTGTTTCCCGCGGAACTCATTTGCAACTATTTGACTCTGTATTATGGGGCACTACTGAAATCATTCTTGAACAAAAAGCCGATATTGTTATTTCAGGCCAAGTACCAAAAGGTTTTCTGGGAGAGCCGCTTGCCGAGGTAACACTGTGGCCCGTATGCCATCCACAGCATCCGCTGGCATTGGAGCAAGGTATTTTAAGCCCTGACGAATTGAGCCAGCAGTTGCAAATTGTTATTCGTGATACCGCAAAAAATCCGAAAGAATTGACCGGTTGGTTAAAAGCAGAACAACGGTGGACGGTAACCAACTTCCATGAAGCAATAGAGATACTACTCACCGGAATGGGGTTTGCGTGGTTGCCTCAGCATTTGGTAGAAGGGTTTATCCAACGGCAGCAATTACACCGAATTTCATTACGCGAAGGCAATGAACGTAAATTCTTTACCCAATTGATTGTGCCTGCGCCTGAACGTTTGGGCCCCAGTGCCAACTGTCTTTTGGAGTGTTTACGTTTGTCTCACCCATTGACTGCCAGCTATTGGCTGAATAATAAGAAAACGACAACCGTTGAATTAAGCCCGCCAACTACAATGAGCTGA
- a CDS encoding FIST signal transduction protein: protein MKCVLVSAGVLQLQDELAILNADPNIRFIIMLCASQTEIAHDDINQLLVANAKPVIGGIFPYVIHDKLLLTSGIVLIGLSCPFNMAVIPNISKNTQLEIELQQQLPWQNTERGTLFTFVHGMSSGVQRLIDGLFNQYGLEINYIGGGCGSLQKLDQPCVITPLGILADAAVLVMADILSGIGVAHGWQSISRAFKVTEVEGNEIISIDWRPAIEVYRSIVEDHSGICFSEIPFTEIARAYPFGIAKLADELVIRDPIALNGERIVCVGDVRRGSYVHVMHGKPDYVSAAAGRARQKAAENLKGRKPRVMLFMDCISRVLFLGELFAREITHVAMPDIPLIGALTLGEIANSGYDYLELYNKTSVVGLLASDTPRIN from the coding sequence ATGAAATGTGTACTGGTATCAGCGGGTGTGCTTCAACTTCAGGATGAATTGGCAATCCTGAATGCAGATCCAAATATCCGATTTATCATCATGTTATGTGCCTCTCAAACCGAAATAGCGCATGATGATATTAATCAGTTGCTGGTTGCTAATGCAAAGCCTGTGATTGGCGGGATCTTCCCTTATGTCATCCACGATAAATTGTTGCTGACATCTGGGATTGTACTGATTGGTCTTTCTTGCCCATTCAATATGGCCGTTATTCCGAATATAAGTAAGAACACTCAGCTCGAAATTGAATTGCAACAGCAACTCCCTTGGCAAAATACAGAAAGAGGCACGTTGTTCACCTTCGTACATGGTATGAGTTCAGGGGTTCAACGGCTCATTGATGGTTTATTTAATCAGTATGGTCTGGAAATAAACTATATCGGCGGGGGATGTGGTTCGTTGCAAAAACTGGATCAGCCGTGCGTCATCACTCCGCTGGGTATATTAGCCGATGCTGCCGTTTTAGTGATGGCTGATATTTTGAGTGGTATTGGCGTTGCACATGGATGGCAATCGATTTCCCGGGCATTCAAGGTCACTGAGGTAGAAGGGAATGAAATTATTTCTATTGATTGGCGACCAGCGATAGAGGTATACCGGAGTATTGTTGAAGACCATTCTGGTATCTGTTTTTCGGAAATACCTTTTACTGAAATCGCCAGAGCATATCCATTCGGCATTGCTAAACTGGCGGATGAACTAGTGATCAGAGATCCCATCGCACTCAATGGGGAACGGATTGTTTGTGTGGGTGATGTAAGACGTGGCTCGTATGTTCATGTAATGCATGGAAAACCTGATTATGTCTCAGCCGCTGCTGGTCGTGCACGACAAAAAGCGGCGGAAAATCTGAAAGGTCGTAAACCCCGAGTTATGTTGTTCATGGATTGTATTTCAAGAGTGTTATTTCTGGGGGAATTATTCGCCAGAGAAATAACGCATGTGGCTATGCCTGATATTCCATTAATCGGGGCACTGACTTTGGGTGAAATAGCGAATAGCGGCTATGACTACCTTGAACTTTATAATAAAACATCGGTTGTAGGATTACTTGCCAGTGATACGCCAAGGATTAATTGA
- the pabB gene encoding aminodeoxychorismate synthase component I translates to MPSTFRLKTFPLQSTAQQMFAAISHFPWAVLLESASPDHVDSRFDIFSAAPIATLETVGPITTITEKQHTHQSSAAPLALLKDVLQRQLGSLPTYQGELPFIGGALGLLGYDLGRQIEKLPAHAIRDIDLPDLAVGIYDWAWVLDHQTQEAHLVVCGSDSELENRWQWWLQQAPQEAKSFSLTSHWQANVSKEEYTLRFEAIQRYLRAGDCYQINLTQRFNASYTGDEWQAYCQLSQVNQAPFSAFMRLPNAAILSLSPERFLALNDQQVETKPIKGTRPRYADPQADQASMAELKNASKDRAENLMIVDLLRNDIGRVCKLGSVRVPKLFDIESFNAVHHMVSTVTGTLDTEYTAAELLHACFPGGSITGAPKIRAMQIIEELEPHRRSAYCGSMFYISRHGRMDSSITIRTLIAWHDNLYVWAGGGIVADSEVNAEYQETFDKLAKILPVLEKAHEPG, encoded by the coding sequence ATGCCGTCAACATTTCGCCTAAAGACGTTTCCTCTTCAATCGACAGCACAACAAATGTTCGCTGCGATTTCACATTTCCCCTGGGCTGTACTGCTTGAATCGGCAAGCCCAGATCATGTTGACAGCAGATTTGACATATTCTCAGCCGCACCCATTGCAACACTGGAAACCGTTGGGCCAATAACAACCATTACCGAGAAACAGCACACACACCAATCTTCGGCTGCACCACTCGCACTGCTTAAAGATGTTTTGCAACGCCAACTGGGCTCATTACCCACTTATCAGGGGGAATTGCCGTTCATTGGCGGTGCATTGGGGTTGTTAGGATATGATCTTGGCCGGCAAATAGAAAAACTCCCAGCGCACGCAATCAGGGATATCGACTTACCAGATCTCGCTGTAGGTATCTACGATTGGGCCTGGGTTCTTGATCACCAGACACAGGAAGCCCATCTTGTCGTCTGTGGTTCAGACAGTGAATTAGAGAACCGCTGGCAATGGTGGTTGCAACAAGCTCCTCAAGAAGCAAAATCTTTCAGCCTGACGTCCCATTGGCAAGCCAATGTATCGAAAGAGGAATACACCCTTCGCTTTGAGGCGATCCAGCGCTACTTACGTGCCGGAGATTGTTATCAAATCAATCTTACACAACGTTTTAATGCCAGCTATACAGGCGATGAATGGCAAGCATACTGTCAGCTATCGCAAGTAAATCAGGCACCTTTTTCTGCATTTATGCGACTACCCAACGCGGCGATACTCAGCTTGTCTCCTGAACGATTTCTGGCCTTAAATGATCAACAGGTTGAAACAAAGCCGATCAAAGGTACCCGCCCCCGTTATGCTGATCCGCAAGCCGATCAAGCCAGTATGGCTGAATTAAAAAACGCGTCGAAAGATCGGGCAGAAAATCTGATGATCGTTGATCTGTTACGCAATGATATTGGCCGGGTCTGTAAACTGGGGTCGGTACGGGTTCCTAAATTATTCGACATCGAATCATTTAATGCGGTACACCATATGGTTTCAACGGTGACAGGAACGCTGGATACTGAATATACCGCGGCAGAATTATTGCATGCCTGTTTTCCCGGTGGGTCCATTACCGGAGCACCTAAAATCAGAGCCATGCAAATTATCGAGGAACTCGAACCCCATCGACGCTCTGCTTATTGTGGCAGTATGTTTTATATCAGCCGTCATGGCCGCATGGATTCCAGCATTACAATCCGAACATTGATTGCTTGGCACGACAACTTATATGTCTGGGCCGGCGGCGGTATTGTTGCCGACTCAGAAGTGAATGCGGAATATCAGGAAACGTTTGATAAATTGGCAAAAATTTTACCCGTATTGGAAAAAGCGCATGAACCGGGCTGA
- a CDS encoding sigma 54-interacting transcriptional regulator — protein MTMMSPLVYLVEDSEMLSMLYQDYLRAESYEIKAFRLGQDGLEALKAQPPQVLLLDLELPDMDGMELLRFVSEQGLPTSVVVITAHGSVDIAVEAMRHSAFDFLTKPFDGKRLCTTVRNAAKHQQLSTLVDTYRANYDLSGFGGFIGSSLQMQAVYRILESAAPSKATVFITGESGTGKEVCAETLHKISPRKEKPLVVLNCAAIPRDLIESEIFGHVKGAFTGAQSDREGAAARADGGTLFLDEICEMELDLQAKLLRFIQTGTFQRVGGSKLETVDVRFVCATNRDPIAEVQAGRFREDLYYRLHVIPVALPPLRERGEDVLAIARRFLRQFASEENKRFIDFSPESAQMLLNYEWPGNVRQLQNVVRNIVVLHDGEKVLPAMFPPPLNTVSMAIPIIQTVLTPAAAINSAAEIRPMWVVEKETIENAIAACDGNIPQAAALLELSPSTIYRKRLAWQSA, from the coding sequence ATCACAATGATGAGTCCACTGGTTTATTTGGTAGAAGACAGTGAAATGCTGTCCATGCTCTATCAGGATTATTTACGTGCAGAATCCTATGAGATCAAAGCATTTCGTCTGGGTCAGGATGGCTTAGAGGCATTGAAAGCACAACCACCACAAGTGTTGTTGCTGGATCTCGAATTACCCGACATGGATGGAATGGAGCTACTGCGTTTTGTCAGCGAACAGGGGCTGCCAACCAGCGTGGTCGTTATTACGGCACATGGCTCTGTTGATATCGCTGTCGAAGCCATGCGGCACAGTGCATTTGATTTTCTGACCAAACCTTTTGATGGAAAACGGTTATGCACGACGGTGCGCAATGCCGCGAAGCATCAACAATTAAGTACATTGGTTGATACCTATCGTGCAAATTATGATTTATCTGGATTCGGTGGATTCATCGGCAGCTCATTACAAATGCAGGCTGTGTACCGGATACTTGAAAGTGCAGCCCCCAGTAAGGCCACTGTTTTTATTACCGGCGAAAGTGGTACAGGGAAGGAAGTGTGCGCCGAAACATTGCACAAGATCAGCCCTCGCAAAGAAAAACCATTAGTGGTATTGAATTGTGCTGCTATCCCTCGAGATTTGATCGAAAGTGAAATTTTTGGACATGTTAAAGGCGCATTTACAGGGGCCCAGTCTGATCGGGAAGGGGCGGCAGCCCGCGCTGATGGCGGTACGTTGTTCCTTGATGAAATCTGTGAAATGGAATTGGATTTACAAGCCAAACTGTTGAGATTTATTCAAACTGGGACTTTTCAACGCGTAGGTGGCAGCAAATTAGAAACGGTGGATGTTCGGTTCGTTTGTGCAACCAACCGGGATCCGATTGCGGAGGTGCAGGCGGGGCGTTTTCGTGAAGATTTATATTATCGTCTGCACGTTATTCCGGTGGCATTACCGCCATTGCGGGAGCGAGGAGAGGATGTATTAGCTATTGCCCGTCGATTCCTCCGTCAATTTGCGAGTGAAGAAAATAAGAGATTCATTGATTTCAGCCCTGAATCTGCACAGATGTTGCTGAACTATGAATGGCCGGGAAATGTCAGACAACTGCAAAATGTAGTACGTAATATCGTGGTTTTGCATGATGGTGAAAAAGTGTTACCTGCCATGTTTCCTCCGCCGTTAAACACCGTATCAATGGCGATCCCTATCATTCAGACCGTTTTAACACCCGCAGCTGCAATAAATAGTGCTGCAGAAATCCGGCCTATGTGGGTGGTTGAAAAAGAGACCATTGAGAATGCCATTGCTGCTTGTGACGGAAATATTCCACAAGCGGCAGCTTTACTGGAACTTAGCCCTTCTACTATTTATCGCAAGCGATTGGCTTGGCAGTCGGCCTGA
- the topA gene encoding type I DNA topoisomerase: MGKALVIVESPAKAKTINKYLGKDFIVKSSVGHVRDLPTSGSTSSSADKEGVKKGTKATAADKAKKEYSSLVARMGIDPEHGWKARYEVLPGKEKVVAELRTLAAQADIVYLATDLDREGEAIAWHLRELIGGDESRFKRVVFNEITKTAIQEAFSHPGLLNIERVNAQQARRFLDRVVGYMVSPLLWKKIARGLSAGRVQSVAVRLIVEKEREIKAFIPEEYWDIHADTLTASKEALRLQVTSQQGKAFDPKNEQQAMAAVQALTNAAYQVRDREDKPTSSKPSAPFITSTLQQAASTRLGFGVKKTMMMAQRLYEAGHITYMRTDSTNLSQEAVAAVREYIDQQFGNKYLPKEPIAYGAKANAQEAHEAIRPSNVEVKADTLKDMESDAVRLYDLIWRQFVACQMTAAQYDTSTLTVTAADFELKAKGRILRFAGWTKVLPPMGRKGDDIELPAVHAGDVLRLVKLDPKQHFTKPPARFTEAALVKELEKRGIGRPSTYASIISTIQDRGYVKVENRRFYAEKMGEIVTDRLVESFTDLMSYDFTAQMENSLDNIAQGRLDWHKQLDEFYAEFKADLQKAEGEAGGMRNNQMVLTDIDCPTCGRKMGIRTASTGVFLGCSGYALPPKERCKQTINLVPGDEFIAADSEDGEVDALRAMHRCKKCGTAMDSYVLDATRKIHICGNNPDCDGYEIEVGNFRLKGYEGPVVECDRCGSDMQLKTGRFGKFMACTNAECKNTRKILRNGDVAPPKEDPVALPELKCSKSDAHFVLRDGAAGLFLAASTFPKSRETRAPLVAELARFKDRLAPKHRYLADAPVADPQGNPTVVRFSRKTKEQYVASEVEGKATGWAAYFTNGHWQISAGKSK; this comes from the coding sequence ATGGGCAAAGCACTGGTCATTGTAGAGTCCCCGGCTAAAGCCAAAACAATCAACAAATATCTGGGTAAAGACTTTATTGTCAAATCCAGTGTTGGTCATGTCAGAGACCTGCCAACAAGTGGCAGTACCTCTTCATCTGCAGATAAAGAAGGTGTGAAAAAAGGCACCAAAGCGACTGCTGCAGACAAAGCTAAAAAAGAGTATTCCTCACTTGTTGCCCGTATGGGGATAGACCCGGAACACGGCTGGAAGGCGCGCTATGAAGTTCTTCCAGGAAAAGAAAAGGTGGTTGCGGAACTTCGAACTCTGGCAGCTCAGGCAGATATTGTTTATCTCGCAACCGACTTGGATAGAGAAGGGGAAGCCATTGCTTGGCATTTGCGTGAACTGATTGGCGGTGACGAGTCCCGCTTCAAGCGCGTTGTTTTTAACGAAATTACCAAAACCGCCATTCAGGAAGCCTTCTCTCATCCGGGCTTATTGAATATTGAACGAGTTAATGCGCAACAAGCGCGTCGTTTTCTTGATCGTGTCGTGGGCTACATGGTTTCCCCATTGTTGTGGAAAAAAATAGCCCGGGGCTTATCCGCAGGCCGAGTGCAATCTGTTGCCGTCCGGCTGATTGTGGAAAAAGAACGTGAAATCAAAGCGTTCATTCCTGAAGAATATTGGGATATTCATGCTGATACTTTGACTGCATCGAAAGAAGCCTTGCGCTTGCAAGTGACTAGTCAGCAGGGGAAGGCTTTTGATCCGAAAAATGAGCAACAAGCAATGGCTGCCGTGCAGGCATTGACGAATGCTGCTTATCAAGTCCGGGATCGCGAAGATAAACCGACCAGTAGTAAACCATCTGCACCTTTTATTACCTCGACATTACAGCAAGCTGCCAGTACCCGCCTTGGTTTTGGTGTGAAAAAAACCATGATGATGGCGCAACGCTTGTATGAAGCGGGGCACATTACATACATGCGTACAGATTCGACCAACCTGAGTCAGGAAGCGGTTGCAGCGGTACGTGAGTATATTGACCAGCAATTTGGTAACAAATACCTGCCTAAAGAACCTATTGCTTATGGGGCTAAGGCGAATGCTCAGGAAGCACATGAAGCTATCCGTCCTTCTAATGTCGAGGTGAAAGCTGACACATTAAAAGATATGGAATCGGATGCTGTCCGTTTATATGACCTGATTTGGCGCCAATTTGTTGCATGTCAGATGACTGCTGCACAATATGACACCAGCACCCTGACGGTCACTGCGGCTGATTTTGAACTGAAAGCGAAAGGTCGTATCCTCCGCTTTGCGGGTTGGACTAAAGTATTGCCTCCAATGGGACGCAAAGGGGATGATATTGAGTTGCCTGCGGTTCATGCTGGCGATGTGTTGCGACTGGTTAAACTTGACCCTAAGCAACACTTTACAAAACCACCTGCTCGTTTTACTGAGGCCGCACTGGTAAAAGAATTAGAAAAACGTGGAATTGGTCGGCCATCAACGTATGCGTCCATTATTTCGACTATTCAGGATCGTGGTTATGTAAAAGTCGAAAATCGCCGTTTTTATGCAGAAAAAATGGGTGAGATCGTGACTGATCGCTTAGTGGAGAGTTTCACTGATCTGATGAGTTATGATTTTACCGCGCAAATGGAAAATTCACTGGATAACATTGCACAAGGCAGATTGGATTGGCATAAGCAACTGGATGAGTTTTATGCCGAATTCAAAGCGGATCTGCAAAAAGCAGAAGGTGAAGCCGGCGGTATGCGCAATAACCAGATGGTGTTGACGGATATCGATTGCCCAACCTGTGGTCGGAAAATGGGCATACGCACTGCATCGACAGGGGTTTTCTTGGGATGCTCTGGTTACGCGTTGCCACCGAAAGAACGTTGTAAGCAAACTATCAATCTGGTGCCGGGCGATGAATTCATTGCTGCTGATTCGGAAGATGGTGAAGTTGATGCCTTGCGCGCAATGCACCGCTGTAAAAAATGCGGCACAGCGATGGATTCATATGTTCTGGACGCTACTCGGAAAATTCATATCTGCGGTAACAATCCGGATTGCGATGGTTATGAGATCGAAGTTGGTAATTTTCGTCTGAAAGGCTATGAAGGCCCTGTTGTTGAGTGTGACCGCTGCGGTTCAGACATGCAGTTAAAAACTGGGCGTTTTGGTAAGTTTATGGCGTGTACTAATGCTGAGTGTAAAAATACACGCAAGATATTGAGAAATGGTGATGTAGCGCCGCCAAAAGAAGATCCGGTAGCATTGCCTGAGTTGAAATGCAGTAAATCAGATGCGCATTTTGTGTTACGCGATGGTGCGGCTGGCTTATTTCTTGCGGCCAGCACTTTCCCTAAATCCCGCGAGACACGGGCACCGTTGGTTGCTGAACTGGCTCGGTTTAAAGATCGTTTAGCTCCGAAACATCGGTATCTTGCTGATGCGCCAGTTGCAGATCCACAGGGCAATCCTACGGTTGTTCGTTTTAGTCGTAAAACCAAGGAACAGTATGTTGCTTCTGAAGTAGAAGGGAAGGCAACAGGCTGGGCAGCTTACTTTACCAATGGTCATTGGCAGATTTCTGCTGGGAAAAGTAAATAA
- the sohB gene encoding protease SohB — protein sequence MAFIYDYGLFAAKSITLVVVFAAGVIAIISAIARHKIRKGELEITDLSAEYLRNKQHLTESLLNKEQRKSLVKEQKKEAKAKKKNTVESSKSRLFFIDFKGGMDAKEVSALREEITAVLTMAKSEDEVLVRVESGGGVVHGYGLGASQLQRIRDRGLFLTVSIDKVAASGGYMMACVAQKIIAAPFAIVGSIGVVAQLPNFNRLLKKHDVDVELHTAGQFKRTLTIFGENDDKAREKFKAELETVHQQFKQFVSEHRPRMDIDQIATGEHWLAAEAKKLGLVDELRTSDDYLLSQFDNKQVIKVTYNSKKGLADRFSHAASLAVERAIYRVIETCKIPF from the coding sequence ATGGCATTTATTTATGATTATGGTTTATTTGCAGCAAAGAGTATCACACTTGTTGTCGTGTTTGCTGCGGGTGTGATCGCTATCATATCAGCAATTGCGCGCCATAAAATACGCAAAGGCGAGCTGGAGATTACGGATCTTTCGGCTGAATATCTTCGGAATAAACAACATCTGACTGAGTCGCTATTAAATAAAGAACAACGGAAATCCCTTGTAAAAGAGCAGAAAAAAGAAGCTAAAGCGAAGAAAAAAAATACAGTTGAATCATCCAAATCCCGACTGTTCTTCATTGACTTTAAGGGTGGTATGGATGCCAAAGAGGTGTCTGCACTCCGGGAAGAAATTACGGCTGTTTTAACGATGGCCAAAAGTGAAGATGAGGTTCTGGTTAGAGTTGAGTCTGGTGGTGGGGTTGTGCACGGTTATGGCTTAGGTGCCTCACAATTACAGCGCATTCGTGATCGTGGTTTATTCCTCACCGTTTCCATCGATAAAGTGGCGGCCAGTGGCGGCTATATGATGGCCTGTGTGGCGCAAAAAATTATTGCGGCACCATTCGCAATTGTTGGTTCAATTGGCGTGGTAGCACAACTGCCTAATTTCAATCGCTTACTGAAAAAGCACGATGTCGATGTCGAATTACATACTGCCGGTCAGTTTAAGCGGACGCTGACCATATTCGGTGAGAATGACGATAAAGCACGTGAAAAATTTAAAGCTGAGCTGGAAACGGTACATCAACAATTCAAGCAATTTGTCAGCGAACATCGTCCTCGCATGGATATAGATCAAATTGCTACAGGCGAACACTGGTTAGCGGCAGAAGCGAAAAAATTAGGTTTAGTGGATGAATTACGCACCAGTGACGATTACCTGTTGTCCCAATTTGACAATAAACAAGTGATCAAAGTGACATATAACAGCAAAAAAGGATTGGCCGATCGTTTCTCTCATGCTGCGTCATTGGCTGTTGAAAGAGCAATATATCGTGTCATTGAGACCTGTAAGATACCGTTTTAA
- a CDS encoding CoA pyrophosphatase, with translation MNRAEHFLNRFILQTTSPIPKEISVPVRDAAVIIPLILRAEGWVVLFTQRSWQLRHHPGQICFPGGRKDAEDISLQMTGLRELEEELGISPQYVNIIGEVSGGQTLSGYQIHPYLAILHPTFHLHPAKAEVEAVFELPLETLLNKNNYHLLQINRNGKTHKIVAITVNGWFIWGATARMLHQLAKHYG, from the coding sequence ATGAACCGGGCTGAACATTTTCTGAACCGTTTTATTTTGCAAACAACATCACCGATACCAAAAGAAATTTCCGTCCCCGTCCGTGACGCAGCAGTCATCATTCCATTAATACTACGTGCTGAAGGTTGGGTGGTACTGTTTACTCAGCGTAGCTGGCAGTTACGTCACCATCCGGGGCAGATTTGTTTCCCTGGCGGCAGAAAAGACGCAGAAGATATTTCACTGCAAATGACCGGGTTGAGAGAACTGGAAGAGGAACTGGGAATTTCTCCTCAATACGTCAATATCATTGGAGAAGTCTCTGGTGGTCAAACATTAAGCGGGTATCAGATCCATCCCTATTTAGCCATATTACACCCTACTTTTCATCTGCATCCTGCTAAGGCCGAAGTAGAAGCGGTATTCGAACTCCCTCTTGAGACGCTACTTAATAAAAACAATTACCACTTGCTACAGATCAATCGAAACGGCAAAACACATAAAATAGTGGCGATTACTGTGAACGGTTGGTTTATCTGGGGAGCTACGGCAAGAATGCTGCACCAATTAGCAAAGCATTATGGCTGA
- a CDS encoding sugar efflux transporter: protein MKRLLPTFMRNKIEMSFMGVAFLTGLAVAFLVPVLSLFLSEELKVRPLLVGSFFTVNAVMGIVVGQLLAKYSDNISNRKPLIIICGIAGIAGSLLYAYDRHFSVLVSLGILLMSLCGTMTPQMYALAREYTDSQNKPAVTFTTVMRAQFSLAWVVGPPLAFFIAAHFDFMHLFSGVAVLYLGCVWLIIRYLPVIPRQKAPITKESDSIWQNQRLLLLFISSFLLWTCNSMYLISMPLYISKSLHWPQGLAGWLMGLAAALEIPVMLLAGRYSARVGNRKLMLISATAAVGFYSILLFFHQQQVLFLAQILNALFIGILAGIGMTCFQDLLPGYAGQASTLFSNSIRCGGIVAGMLAGAIAEWFQFQGVFMTSAVLSLCALCALWRISSL, encoded by the coding sequence ATGAAGCGTTTATTGCCAACTTTTATGCGAAATAAAATAGAAATGAGTTTCATGGGAGTGGCGTTTCTTACTGGTCTTGCAGTTGCTTTTCTTGTTCCGGTGTTAAGTCTGTTTTTAAGCGAAGAACTCAAAGTCAGGCCATTATTGGTCGGGAGTTTTTTTACTGTAAATGCGGTAATGGGGATTGTTGTTGGGCAACTCCTCGCTAAATATTCCGACAATATCAGTAATCGTAAACCGCTTATCATAATTTGTGGAATAGCTGGTATTGCGGGTAGTTTATTGTATGCCTATGACCGCCATTTTAGTGTGTTAGTCAGCCTCGGTATTTTATTGATGAGTTTGTGTGGAACTATGACACCACAAATGTATGCACTCGCTCGCGAGTATACCGATTCACAAAACAAACCGGCGGTCACTTTCACAACGGTAATGCGTGCGCAATTTTCCTTGGCTTGGGTGGTTGGTCCGCCGCTGGCGTTTTTTATTGCTGCGCACTTTGATTTTATGCACCTGTTTTCAGGCGTTGCGGTGTTATATCTGGGATGTGTCTGGCTCATTATCCGTTACTTACCGGTTATTCCTCGGCAGAAAGCGCCGATCACTAAAGAATCTGATTCTATATGGCAAAATCAACGTCTCTTATTACTGTTCATCAGTTCATTTTTATTGTGGACTTGCAACAGCATGTATTTGATCTCCATGCCTTTATATATCAGTAAAAGCTTGCATTGGCCGCAAGGATTAGCAGGGTGGTTAATGGGATTGGCTGCTGCACTTGAGATACCGGTGATGCTGCTGGCTGGGCGTTACAGTGCTCGTGTTGGAAACCGCAAATTGATGTTGATTTCGGCTACCGCTGCGGTTGGCTTTTATTCCATTCTGTTATTTTTTCATCAGCAGCAAGTTTTATTTTTGGCGCAAATTTTAAATGCGCTGTTTATCGGTATCTTGGCGGGTATTGGGATGACGTGTTTTCAGGATCTATTGCCGGGTTATGCTGGTCAGGCGTCAACTCTGTTCAGTAATAGTATCCGTTGTGGTGGTATTGTTGCCGGTATGTTGGCTGGGGCAATTGCCGAATGGTTTCAATTTCAAGGGGTTTTTATGACATCCGCCGTTTTATCTCTATGTGCATTATGTGCTTTATGGCGGATCAGCTCATTGTAG